One Brassica napus cultivar Da-Ae chromosome C4, Da-Ae, whole genome shotgun sequence genomic region harbors:
- the LOC125585998 gene encoding uncharacterized mitochondrial protein AtMg00810-like, whose product MSAKFGKSDLGKLTYYLGIEVDQHKDVITLRQERYAKKILEETEMKDCNAVHIPMALSLNLSKSRDENSIDEMNYRRSIGCLRYLLHTRPDISYGVGFLSRYMREPKQYHGTAMKHVLRYLQGTLTHGLFFGGASEMKLVGFSDSSHNVDEDDGRSTTGHVFYYSSSPIT is encoded by the coding sequence ATGTCTGCAAAATTTGGGAAGAGTGACTTAGGAAAGCTTACCTATTATCTTGGTATTGAGGTAGATCAACATAAGGATGTAATCACTTTGAGACAAGAAAGATATGCTAAGAAGATCTTAGAAGAAACCGAGATGAAGGATTGTAATGCGGTTCACATACCCATGGCCCTGAGTCTAAATCTTTCTAAGTCTCGCGATGAAAACAGCATAGATGAGATGAACTACAGAAGGAGCATTGGATGTCTTAGATACTTGCTGCATACTCGCCCTGATATTTCTTATGGTGTCGGATTTCTGAGCAGATATATGCGAGAACCTAAGCAATATCATGGTACGGCTATGAAACATGTTTTAAGGTATTTGCAAGGTACTTTGACGCATGGACTTTTTTTCGGTGGAGCAAGTGAGATGAAACTTGTGGGATTTAGTGACAGTAGTCACAatgttgatgaagatgatggcAGAAGCACAACCGGTCATGTCTTCTACTACTCGAGCTCACCGATCACATGA
- the LOC106394941 gene encoding GDSL esterase/lipase EXL4-like — MLDVSRKKILVLAFISIYFLSTVAANGSFPALLAFGDSILDTGNNNFLLTFMKGNIWPYGRSYTMKLPTGRFGNGRVFSDVIAEGLGIKKTLPAARKVFIAPSDLKTGVCFASGGAGVDPVTSRLMRVLKPGDQISDYKKYIMKLKVVAPTQASSIIANAVYLVSQGNNDIGISFFMTRSALMRGIVTRGMYTTKLTGWNKNFMKQIYDQGARKFAVMGVIPLGCLPMTRIVGRCNLFANILAEDYNGKLRNGVKTWPNEAGFRGSKFVYVDMFNTLMDVIKNYRKYGFSNANNGCCCMPTAIIPCPNPHNHVFYDFVHPSEKAYKTISKKLVQDIKKGLA, encoded by the exons ATGTTAGATGTGAGTAGGAAAAAAATATTGGTGTTAGCATTTATTTCCATTTATTTCTTGTCGACCGTAGCTGCGAATGGTTCATTTCCTGCGCTTTTGGCTTTTGGAGATTCAATACTTGATACCGGTAACAACAATTTTCTCCTGACGTTTATGAAAGGAAATATCTGGCCATATGGGAGAAGCTACACTATGAAACTGCCGACGGGAAGATTCGGAAATGGAAGAGTTTTCTCCGATGTAAttg CCGAGGGTTTGGGAATTAAAAAAACTTTGCCAGCTGCTCGTAAGGTTTTCATTGCTCCAAGCGACCTTAAAACTGGTGTTTGTTTCGCATCAGGTGGTGCAGGAGTCGACCCTGTTACATCTAGACTAATG AGAGTTTTAAAGCCGGGCGACCAAATAAGTGATTACAAAAAGTACATAATGAAGCTAAAGGTCGTAGCTCCTACACAAGCAAGTTCGATCATTGCAAACGCAGTGTATCTTGTTTCTCAAGGAAATAATGATATCGGAATCTCGTTTTTCATGACTCGATCTGCACTCATGCGAGGAATTGTGACTCGTGGTATGTACACCACTAAACTAACTGGCTGGAACAAAAATTTTATGAAA CAAATATATGATCAAGGAGCCAGAAAATTTGCAGTGATGGGAGTGATACCGTTGGGATGTTTGCCTATGACAAGAATCGTCGGTAGATGTAACTTATTCGCAAATATATTAGCTGAAGATTACAACGGAAAATTGAGGAATGGTGTTAAAACTTGGCCAAACGAAGCCGGTTTTCGTGGTTCAAAGTTTGTCTATGTCGACATGTTCAACACTCTTATGGATGtcataaaaaattatagaaaatacg GATTTAGTAATGCGAACAATGGGTGTTGTTGTATGCCTACAGCGATAATACCTTGCCCAAATCCTCATAATCACGTCTTCTATGACTTTGTTCATCCTTCGGAGAAAGCCTACAAAACCATTTCCAAAAAGCTGGTCCAGGATATCAAGAAAGGCCTTGCCTAA